In Vanessa cardui chromosome 4, ilVanCard2.1, whole genome shotgun sequence, the DNA window TAATCATTGTCGACAGGTCTGCGTAAACGTCTCATGGACGTCCGTAGGTGAGGGCGCAAGGCGGGCGTTGCGCCCAGCCTGCGCCCGCCCATGGATTCGACATTTTCCGTCAGGTGAgaacttatacatttttttatcaaaaactgTTATTTATCTTCATCTTTTATTATATCGATTGACTATGTAGTAcactaaaatttattaactattacaaaaaccaaaataaaatttaattaaaattgtatacaaaacaatactttactattaatatttaattattggatGTAAGATAATGTATATTCTCTTCTCTcggtatacaaaataaaagtcataGAGTTCTACACCAAAATAAAGCAACCAAAAAAGAACTCAATAACCGTTTCATTCCGCTatgataaaactatttttttttaaatattggatataaaatgatataattataactattgaAACTAGTTATTTGATATCtaagtactttatttatttgcgtaGCGAAGTAACTTGAAGTGCGGTATTATTGAATATGAAAGAAAAACATAGTTgtagcaaaaatatttaatgcagGGTATATTGCCCTCGATCAGGAATTATAAACATCTTtttgataactgatataatacaCTTCAATGTTTTCCATCATTGAATTAAGAAATATCACGAGGGCATAAGATATtacgaattataaacaacagTTAAATTTCTCCTTCGCAAATGTATGTAATCGTAATTGAAGAAAGtatgaaattatattctaaGAGAAATTTCATTCATCCTCTCATCATAAATTCCCCGGATCTATAAAACTTACAGATTTATCCAGGCATGGGATTTTCGTTAAAGACGGGTTTAACGAAATTCAACTCCCGACGGGAGTCTATGGAGGTATTTGAGGTATACAAGTATGTTTTCAAGGCTGTATGAGTAACAGTTATATATGaagttattttgatttgaatacaaTTCAAGCAAATAAAGCAATTTTGTCAACACTTTGGAACGTGTGGCCTATACCTGATTTAAATTGGGTAATTTTTGTGACATTAATCATAATGTAAAGTTCCAAACTTGACACAAGAAAATCTTAGTGAGTACATATTCCTACTGGTGAACTCAAGTTGCGCTTGGTTTACAATTGGCCAGTGTGGTTTTTGtgcctctttttaaaaaaataaaatcagaatTAGACAGAATTAATTAAGGTCTTTCTTTTTGAAGATACCACCTACTTGGAATGCgtaagaatgtttttttttttttctaaaatgttaTGCTGGTTGACAAAAACATCTCCCTTTTATATGTTTCTATGACATATCCCGCTATTATTGCGAAAAGAATGAATTTTCATTTGgctcaatatatgtatattcagaCAAAAGTGTGTATAGATTATACTTTTTCTTCTCAATTCTCACTTCAGAATTCGAATCCCGAGTTGTTCTACTAAAGTCATTGAGTTATTCGTCTGAAGAATTCTCAGTAGAAGCCTACGGAAAGCACTTATAAGCCGTTTAATCGCCGCCTGCGCCTAATCTCTCCCCGGTCGTGTCGAATTGCCGTCCCATCGGATTATAAGAGTTATGATCACTGTTGTGCATTATAATGTCATTATACTGCACAATTGGCTCGTCATTGAAGTAACGCCGTAACCGAGATTTGACTACCGCtcgtagatatttattttacaatgacGATTTCCAAACCgagttacttttgattttatatgtacttttttgtatatttcattaataaaaaaagtaacattaagAGCAGAATACAttcgaaaatataaagaaaaattcaaaactataaaaatgtTCCATCTCTTTTGTTAAGTTACCTATTTCAAAGTTGTTAAAAGCAAGAGCTTTAAATCatttcgaaaattttattttgtctttgtaTTAAAGTCaggtaagttttatattataaaccgCTTTTTCCTTTTCAACTCACAGTGCAGcgcttgaataaaaaatgtacgtTAATGTTCTGTGGTTAGAGACCTTTCCGTTGTCTgttcatatatatttcatgATTACAACGGAATTACGTAGTTACGTATGTCGTTGTATAAGTTTGTAACTCTACTAAGctcttctttatattattttaattaactaatttttacttggtggtaggacgttgtgctagcccgtctgggtaggtactacccactcatcagttatttatttatttatttatttagtttccaagattggtagcatattgacgatgtaaagaatagttaatatttcttacagtgtcattgtctatgggtgatggtgaccacttaccatcacgtggcccatatgctcgtccagcAGTACAGCATAGAAGTTAAGCTATGATACTCATGGATTTTTGCAAAATATAGGGGTATAATGGGAAGAAAGAAGAATTTCCTAAAGGCCCCGAAGTTAGGCAGAGATCATCTATCCTCTAAAACACTActaattactataaatttattctaCCACGACGCTGCAATGACATTTgatgaatatacatacattgataGAATTTCACCTGAACCATACTTGATTTCTTCTGGATGTTTTCCCTTACGATTCGATGATCGATTAAAATTCAAGTATTCTGTTCAGTGAGTCATGTTAATTCACAGACCTTGACGGTTTTCCTtcaaaattcataatttttttgccTATTAAAATTTCCGTTGAGATGGATGAAAAGCTTAAGCTAAATTATATGCATGACATCGAATTGGCAGTAAAATTCggttagttaataaaaatattagttacatTTCTCTAAAATATGgcaaatattcattaaattttgacagtttatttaataaaatgtaaaaatactatataaagcagaattatataatataaagtgtatcaaatattttaaaatatttgataatatcaagggttattgttatgtttaattttacatgATGTTATATTTGGATTAGTGGTTCATTAATCCCatactgtatatatgtatatacgagtATACTGTAACGCATttcattattaagtatataaaatggataaatatagtttaagtgatatacattaattatacgaACTGACTTTTATGTAATTGTCGTAAATATTAGAATTTTACTAAGTTATTGTGTCGGTCCTTTCACTACTCTCAGCAAACCCTTCCTAAACCTTCAGCAGATATATAATCGGTTTTcatgaatagaaaaaaaaatgagatattttatacaaaaactgttacatgcattatatataattttaattctttagcATTCTACGCTTAAATGGGTAAGCGTGCGTACTAAGTGACGTTTTACTGCAAATACGTAACCGCTGACATAATGCAATTGGATTTGTGCGCGCCCGCTCGCAATCTGGACAGATTCAGACATTTCTAGTATTTGATGTGAGGATGACAGTGAGCAACTAAGTTTAAGTGTAAAAAGGCCAGAAAAGTCCGCGATGGCATGTTACTGAagtacaaactatttttatgtattacaaaCTAGTCGCCTTCGCTCGCATAGGGGTTTGATTGTTAAAAAACAGTATCCTATGACCTTGAagttcaaatttacttcatatccaatttcatttcaaatttggtTCATAGGTTTGGTATTGAAAGAGCGTCAAACAGAGTTaatttccatttataatattagtagggatTAGGAATATATATGTGAGTTACTGTGActgtaacattttataaacgATAACATTGTCACACTAAACAATTCGAATGAATACTTTAGAAAACATCGTCGATTCCAAATTAAGTGCAACTAAAAAAATCGTTTGCCGCGAAACGTGCGGTCGGATAAACTGGCTGTAACAATGAAGTTTTAAGCCTGGCTGTTAAAATTACCTAAATGTGTATCTAACAGAAGTGGATAAATTTGCTCTTTGCTTCAGAATTAAATTATgacttaaaacaatttatttgtatataatcaaaatgctctgaaataaatattataataatatacctacttaatttaTTCTTCCTAAgtgtatttttcaattttttaatttattgtaaacgtttgaaattttgaatatacttttaaaatataaataaaattgagttCTATATTCACTcaaaaatctaatatttattaattcaagagTAATATTAATTACGTGTTAATTGTTCATCTTGTCTGCCACAACCTTCATTCGCAGGACATTCGCAAATATCAACCTTGTATAAAGGAAACAATATTATTGGCGTGGTAATCGACTCGACCTATATTCGAAGCGAAGATTGATTTAAATCATTAACTAGAGAGAACTAATCGTTACGGGACGAAACAATGAatatacttacatttattttgagtaaagtggattttgttttaaacatttgtaATTGCTTAAATGCTTGGGCTATAGTCTCTATTTTAATAATGGAAAAGaactttgaaataattataattttgcatGTTAGCAtacttttgtcatttatttctaACTTTCggtatattatttaacttaagcTATATACACTAtgtaaaaatcttaaaaaataatcttaagaaGTTATGGTAACCAATTACGGAATCTAAGGTATAAGGTGTAATTACACAAGTCAGCGATACAAAGAATAAACATTTAGTTACATAGGTGGTGGTATATCAAGTATCAACCCGTTTGGGTGGGGTACCATTTTAACCTAGTCTAAtcttaataaaacttataaattagTTATATTGAAATTCCGTATTGGTTTTCTTAGAGACtttcaattttatcatttttttaatggttttggttgacggacgaacatatgggtcacctgatggtaagtggtcaccatcacacatagacaatgaagctgtaagaaatattaactacttcttacatcgtcaatgtgccaccaaccttgggaactaagatgttatgtaccttgagcctgtagttacactggctcactcacccttcaaaccggaacactacaatactgcgtactgttatttggcggtagaataactactACTTCTTTCTTGAAATTCATATTTCGTCGATCAAAATCGCAATGTAAACTATTTGAATGAAAAGAAATCAGGAAGGATCAAAATCCTATACCGTAATATAAAGcgttaaatgtaatattaaaaacctttattacATTCGACGGTctttaaatttctataaattaataagtttaaattcaCATTCGAATTAAATCGGAGTTTGGGTTGTAGGAATAaccaaataattaatgaattaataatttgaattttaaaagtcgttgtattgaattgttttatcaTCAACAGATTTGTGGTGCGCTGGGCGGTTATGTTCCTAGCGTGGGCCGTCATCTGCGAAGCACATGTCCAGGCTCTGAGTACGACTCTAGTGCCCTCCTGTCCCACACAGTGTATCTGTCTCTCACAATCACAGGTGAGTGAACATATAAGCTATATGAGCTGTCTAATAACTATCCTGGAATAATATTAGGTTATAGGTACATAcatatgaaatgttttattttgaaatatcatatattttcttCCTATGGGTAAAGTTTAATAGATGATTCCAAGCATGACTTTTTGATTGCTAAACGACCATACATTTGAGCTATTGagtctgtaataataaaatattacgactgtagatttttattatatgtaaatttaaagttataaacatGTcggtaatacaataatttccgCCTCggagaatttttatattttacgaggATTACTTCCGTTGTATTATGAACGATACCACCTGGTGCCCGCTTATAGAAGTAAAATCGACCCTTCAGATCTGAGGCATTTATAATGTGATAATTTaaggtatattatataactatatctTCACTAATTTCCATCAATTTCTATACAAGATCACCTTTGTATTAAATatccaataaattattaaaatacactgCACTTTCGTttcgtaaatatattgtgtatcgtttaatattagttgtagtaattttatttaagaaaatagaaCGAAAATCATTTTGTGttgcttaatatttttaggATGAAAATACGTTTACCTTGTGTTATTAATCAgcttttaaatttgtaacagCTTTTAGTAAAATGTggtttaaaactaatttaatacaGATTCAATTTATGAGACCACCACAAAATATAGCAgcattaattcaatattaaacgtGTAcagattgtaatataaattgtatcgtATAATACGCAAATGAAATTGATATTGGTTATTTGTGAAGATTAAGTTTGAAacaattcaatcaaaatatGGGCATGCGACTATGAGCGCCAAGGGGATATCGGGGGaggattaattttattgacgAAGCAAACAATACCAAACGTTTCAATTGTGACGGCATTGATCGTTCAtttcgtatatatgtatattgttatgtattccatattataactacaataatattaaaggtATTCTAACATTCCAATGAAATACATTTCTACATGGATCTATTATTTACCCTTAAAAGCTATGAAACTAATGTATGAAGTATGCAATGTAATACtactatataatgtataatgtagTACTACTTTAAGGATTTTAAGCGAAAAGGTTTTATGAtgataattttttgtaaataaataaatacgaaaattaacaagaaataaaattacatttacactaataattatatccaggtgtttaattatatcgtttattaattagtaaaacGAATGCGAAACATGAGTatcgtttaatttttgttaagtGTGATCAATGTGAATATATAATTGAGGGTATTTATTTGCTGCAGGTCGTGTGCAACAGTGCAACGTTGCGGGGAGTGCCATCAGCGCTGAGCTCAAGCGTAATGCAGTTGTCACTATCGCGCGCCGATTTGCGAGTGCTCCGATCGGATGCTTTTGCTCATTTGCGGCAACTACGGCGCCTCTCCCTCGACGCCTGTAACCTCACCCGCATCAGGCCCTTCGCCTTCCGAGGACTACCTCGTCTCAACGAGCTTTATATACAACACACACCTTTAACAACCGTCGATGCATTCGCATTCGCCGCTCTCCAAAATATATCTTCGATTGTTTTAACACATAACAGGATAGCCCAGATAGAAGGTTACGCATTTGCCggaactaattttataaaacttatttcgTTGAGAAATAATCCTATTAAACGTATTTTAGCACATGCATTCTCTGGCCTCAACGACGTCTCGCAGATAGAATTTCCGTCCGGTATTAGATCCATCGAAGCGCAAGCGTTCGCCGGATTAGAAGGAGTCGGAATATTAGAGCTCGCTTATATGGACTTACCGGCACTTCTGCCAGATACTTTCTACGGACTGACTCGCGTCGGTCGCTTAGCGCTTAGAGAATCTGATCTGGGAATCATCAAATTGGGCGCCTTTGAAGGTTTGAGACACGTCGATACACTGGAgatgtgtaataataaaattgacggAATCGAGGAACTTTCACTGATACAGAATAATAGCGtccatacttttaaattaaccgGTAATCACATGCTGGAGACGCCCGAGCTAATAGTTCTCGAAGTAGAAAACATAGTGATTCGTGGCAATCACCTGCCATGTGAGTGTGGGCGCGATCCTCTTGCGAATCCATTAGCGTTAACACCGGATTTTGCAAATGAAAATTTGTGTATATCCCCGCTTAAAGTTCGTGGGCGAAGCTTAGCGAGTgcggcgggcgcggcgtgcCGCGGCGAGGGCGGCGGGAGCGCACGGGCCCGGGCCGCGGCCGGGGCCAGTCCCGCTGGACATGCGCTCGCTCCCCGCCTCGCCTTTACGTTAGCATCATTCACTTTTCTTGCCAACAGCTAACCGCCCTCAGTGTTCAATTATCTATATTGTGTATTGTATGTGtctgtaaatattgtaacataagTGAGTATAAATGCGAGATTTTACATTGAATGGGTCCGTTCATTCAGTATACGTTGGACCATGATTAAAATTTGCCTTTGGAAAATGTGTTTCATTTAGATGCTACATTTCTGCACATCTATCCAAATTATATCCTTCTAATAATATCAACATTTGTAGGAACTTAACTGAGAATCTAGAATACCTTGGATCTGTACGCTAGTCAATTAGCGAGCGACATCAGCTGGATTCTGATTAATGTGGTGCGTCGCGCCGAATCGAACTCTCAGACTTCTTGGCTGAATATGTCTTTTATTCTTAGACTTAGCAGATTGTTAATTAAATGCGCTAACTTCTACGCTGCGACGTATATGAACTCTCGTATCTAATTTCGTGAAACTATAAACAAAGTTCTATACATGTCGAAAACAACAAGTTAGAAGTAGAAAACGAATTTGATCTCCTAATTAAAGTTCTAACTAAAATAAGACTTAATTTACATTACTAAATTAAGTAGTAAATCTCAGTTTATATAACCGTTAAATGTTGATGAAATGTTTCTTTGAATTTGACGATTGAAGGTATTTAATATTGCAATATCGCAGGATGAAAAAgatcattacattttaataataagtaaatgataACAGCTTGTTACAGTTTTATCATAAaagaacaatataaaataaattaattccatATAAATACGGAATGGTTTCAATGAAGACAGTTTTTTAGTTATGCTGTAGTGGTTTGATACTGTTTTCACTCGATAAGTttctagtaatataattatacaatccTAATATTGAGAAACTTAGATCGCTTCAGTGATAGacggaataattaattattataagataatttatcATCTTTGCAAATACATCGTAATGATTATTGACTAACAAATACTTAAggttctttatttaagtaggcacTTAAAAGCACGTTTAAATCATCACGTCAAAGGTGGAATTCAATCTAAAGCTACCACTCGTTGGGAAATTTGTCATTACTTgctcattttaattacagagtatagCAGTAAAgatgaatacatttttatatagccTAGAAGACAATAAATACAACGTTCAAATCttgatctttaatataattttgtattgagaaatatacctaattattatgtttgtttgatatgagctttaaatttattaataggcCAAGTTTAAAATAGCTgtgaaatcttattatagaaacgtaTGCCTTTCCACAGGAAGGGTTAATTTCCATCCATTTCTTTTGTgctgaagtatttttttagtacagtaaaattatgtatacacaGAAATCATATAACTGATTTACTGATTAATTGAGTGTCACATTCGTACGTGTTGGAAGAGCTCGTCACGCGTTCATTAGTGACATATTGATCGAGCTTGGCGCGTTCGTACACTATAACACTACTTATTTGATATTTCCTACGAGTATAATTGtgtaatgtaaatgaaaaaaatgaagtttataaatatattcacattGCATGTTAATCAAAATTGACACACAGGAACTGTCAAATtgttaatatagaaaaaaattataccta includes these proteins:
- the LOC124544288 gene encoding leucine-rich repeat-containing protein 4B, which translates into the protein MDSTFSVRFVVRWAVMFLAWAVICEAHVQALSTTLVPSCPTQCICLSQSQVVCNSATLRGVPSALSSSVMQLSLSRADLRVLRSDAFAHLRQLRRLSLDACNLTRIRPFAFRGLPRLNELYIQHTPLTTVDAFAFAALQNISSIVLTHNRIAQIEGYAFAGTNFIKLISLRNNPIKRILAHAFSGLNDVSQIEFPSGIRSIEAQAFAGLEGVGILELAYMDLPALLPDTFYGLTRVGRLALRESDLGIIKLGAFEGLRHVDTLEMCNNKIDGIEELSLIQNNSVHTFKLTGNHMLETPELIVLEVENIVIRGNHLPCECGRDPLANPLALTPDFANENLCISPLKVRGRSLASAAGAACRGEGGGSARARAAAGASPAGHALAPRLAFTLASFTFLANS